A genomic stretch from Sulfurimonas sediminis includes:
- a CDS encoding DUF420 domain-containing protein produces MDYMFTQGFLGTRAPLFMDVVTLIVAVLPLLVYGAIALARKKLFKAHGLVQNIIFIISVIVVGYFEYGVRIGGGFDAFMQGSGVSHTYASVVLVLHIIIAVLTLVYWSRTIVKANYQVIKGVLPGLKSNEHKLLALKTFLGIVFTSFSGIWVYLLLFVY; encoded by the coding sequence ATGGATTATATGTTTACTCAAGGGTTCTTGGGAACACGAGCACCTTTGTTTATGGATGTGGTGACACTTATTGTCGCAGTTTTGCCGTTATTGGTATATGGAGCGATTGCTTTAGCAAGAAAAAAACTGTTTAAGGCACACGGTCTTGTCCAAAATATTATTTTTATCATTTCTGTCATTGTTGTAGGCTATTTCGAATATGGTGTTAGAATTGGTGGCGGATTTGATGCTTTTATGCAAGGAAGCGGTGTTTCTCATACCTATGCTTCAGTTGTATTGGTCTTACATATAATCATAGCAGTGCTTACACTGGTTTACTGGAGTCGTACAATAGTAAAAGCAAACTATCAGGTTATAAAAGGAGTGCTTCCTGGGTTAAAGTCCAATGAGCATAAATTATTGGCTTTGAAAACTTTTTTGGGTATAGTTTTTACTTCATTTAGCGGTATTTGGGTATATTTGCTGTTGTTTGTATATTAA
- the bcp gene encoding thioredoxin-dependent thiol peroxidase, translating into MIEVGEKAPDFCLPNQDDVEMCLRDLKGKWIVLYFYPRDNTPGCTTEACEFTEAAPDFSSLDAVILGVSADSTKKHRNFIEKHNLGITLLSDESTEMMQKYGVWQLKKNYGKEYMGIVRSTFIIDPEGIVRAKWEKVRVKGHVEAVKEKLKELQQS; encoded by the coding sequence ATGATAGAAGTTGGAGAGAAGGCACCGGATTTTTGCTTGCCAAATCAAGATGATGTTGAGATGTGTTTACGGGATTTAAAAGGAAAATGGATTGTGTTGTATTTTTACCCGAGAGACAATACCCCGGGATGTACAACAGAAGCCTGTGAATTTACGGAGGCTGCTCCGGATTTTTCCTCTTTGGATGCGGTGATTCTTGGTGTGAGTGCAGACAGTACGAAAAAGCATAGAAACTTCATAGAAAAACACAATCTGGGTATCACACTTTTAAGTGATGAAAGTACCGAGATGATGCAGAAGTACGGTGTGTGGCAGTTGAAGAAAAATTATGGCAAAGAGTATATGGGCATTGTCCGTTCCACCTTCATTATAGACCCTGAAGGCATTGTGCGTGCAAAATGGGAAAAAGTGCGTGTCAAAGGACATGTAGAAGCTGTCAAAGAAAAACTCAAAGAACTGCAACAGTCATAA
- the rpsB gene encoding 30S ribosomal protein S2, with product MVTMKDLLECGVHFGHQTRRWNPKMKKYIFGVRKNIYIIDLQKTLRYFRNTYTIVMDAAAEGKTILFVGTKKQARNSVREAAIACGMPYVDNRWLGGMLTNFPTIQKSIRKLDVITQMQENGQIDLLTKKEALMLSRKKDKLEQYFGGIKNMKKLPDMLFVVDAVKEHIAVLEARCLNIPIVAPLDTNCDPDLITYPIPGNDDAIRSIQLFCREMTAAINEGKALRDAPVEEEQTEETPATEEAATEEAPATEEAAVKTTEEA from the coding sequence ATGGTAACTATGAAAGACCTTTTAGAATGTGGTGTACACTTCGGACACCAAACACGTCGTTGGAACCCAAAAATGAAAAAATACATCTTTGGTGTTCGTAAAAATATCTATATTATAGATTTACAAAAAACTTTGCGTTATTTCCGTAACACATATACTATCGTTATGGATGCGGCAGCTGAAGGAAAAACAATTCTTTTTGTCGGTACAAAAAAACAGGCACGTAATTCTGTAAGAGAAGCAGCTATCGCTTGTGGTATGCCGTATGTAGACAACAGATGGTTGGGTGGTATGCTTACAAACTTCCCGACTATTCAAAAGTCTATTCGTAAACTTGATGTGATTACACAAATGCAGGAAAACGGACAGATTGATCTTTTGACGAAAAAAGAAGCATTAATGCTTTCTCGTAAAAAAGACAAACTTGAGCAGTATTTCGGTGGTATCAAAAACATGAAAAAACTTCCTGATATGCTTTTTGTTGTTGATGCGGTAAAAGAGCATATTGCAGTTTTGGAAGCAAGATGTCTAAATATTCCAATTGTAGCACCACTTGACACAAACTGTGATCCGGATCTTATCACATATCCTATTCCTGGTAATGATGATGCTATCCGTTCTATTCAGCTTTTTTGTCGTGAAATGACAGCAGCTATCAATGAAGGAAAAGCACTTCGCGATGCACCGGTAGAGGAAGAGCAGACTGAAGAAACTCCGGCAACCGAAGAAGCAGCGACTGAAGAGGCTCCGGCGACTGAAGAAGCGGCAGTAAAAACTACAGAGGAAGCATAA
- the murG gene encoding undecaprenyldiphospho-muramoylpentapeptide beta-N-acetylglucosaminyltransferase translates to MKLCITGGGTGGHLMIAEALSAAAVAEGHEVIFVGSTSGQDRKYFQKYSNFSNVYFLETTGVVNKKGIAKINALYKVFQAFLEARKILKKHKIEAVYSVGGFSAAPASFASLSLFIPLFIHEQNSVEGRLNRLLKKYAKSFISAYDKNSPVKGYPVKEVFYKNARCREKLETIIFLGGSHGAKAINDLALHVAYKLQKMNIAIIHQAGEADYERVRQEYDRLGVSVELYGFTKNLPELITRADLAVSRAGASTLWELTANGCPAFFVPYPHAAGDHQYYNAQFLLKDDVAWCEREGKNLKPKLIKVLKNPQLKEKSEKLLHYTNGDVAQQMVQDLQKKIK, encoded by the coding sequence ATGAAATTATGCATTACAGGTGGCGGAACGGGGGGACATTTGATGATAGCCGAGGCTTTGTCCGCAGCTGCTGTGGCAGAGGGGCATGAGGTGATTTTTGTCGGTTCTACTTCGGGACAGGATAGAAAATATTTTCAAAAATACAGTAATTTTTCAAATGTCTATTTTTTAGAAACAACAGGTGTTGTGAACAAAAAGGGTATTGCAAAAATAAACGCACTCTATAAGGTTTTTCAAGCTTTTTTGGAGGCAAGAAAGATTCTGAAAAAACATAAAATAGAAGCAGTTTACAGTGTCGGCGGATTTTCTGCGGCACCGGCGTCTTTTGCTTCTTTGAGCCTTTTTATACCGCTTTTTATTCATGAACAAAATTCGGTTGAGGGCAGACTCAACAGACTTTTAAAAAAATATGCCAAAAGTTTTATTTCTGCCTATGACAAAAATTCCCCTGTAAAAGGGTATCCTGTCAAAGAGGTTTTTTATAAAAATGCCAGATGCAGAGAGAAGCTGGAAACCATTATATTTTTAGGCGGTTCCCACGGGGCAAAGGCGATTAACGATTTGGCTTTACATGTAGCCTATAAGCTGCAAAAGATGAATATTGCCATCATACACCAGGCCGGAGAAGCTGATTATGAAAGAGTCCGGCAGGAGTATGACAGACTTGGTGTTTCCGTTGAGCTGTATGGATTTACAAAAAATCTGCCGGAGTTGATTACCCGTGCCGATTTGGCGGTTTCGCGCGCAGGTGCTTCAACACTTTGGGAACTTACAGCAAACGGATGTCCTGCGTTTTTTGTTCCCTATCCGCATGCTGCAGGGGATCATCAGTATTATAATGCGCAGTTTCTCCTCAAAGATGATGTGGCATGGTGCGAACGCGAAGGGAAAAATTTGAAACCAAAACTGATCAAGGTTCTTAAAAATCCGCAACTCAAAGAAAAGAGTGAAAAACTCCTGCACTACACAAACGGGGATGTCGCACAGCAGATGGTTCAAGATCTCCAAAAGAAGATAAAATGA
- a CDS encoding DUF3373 family protein, with protein MKKPLLLSLATIAILGTTNVNAESMYDRFQAMELEMQKMKKELDALKAQDHASMMQKEDADEEESADDTEATASSDEEDDEDDDEMTVEEQLEEIQDSISNLNRNTNGNHIKFNVDYRFAVDNLQYKMADGSTQKNNAFMTNRLWLNMNWAATKHLSFTGQLAYNKAFGARSGVTPANGSFETFDWIANENAYDDTLRVRSAYFFYKNDTFMGSDIPWTFSVGRRPSTNGHLVNLRDDDHAASPMGHTINVEFDGLSSKFNLENVTGIDGMYVKFCAGRGMSNAAPRFNTAPYADTTSNASIDLVGLIFTPWSDGQYSINSQYYYAGNLIDVNTGTGGFDTVGNIHSFTANFVANGIGDGINDFLDDTVFFVSGAVSITDPDKGQSMLGSKIDESVKGYSYWIGLQYPSLISEEGRWGLEFNHGSKYWRSITYAEDTNIGSKLAARGNAYEAYFTEPLIEDILSLQIRYTYIDYNYAGSNGFFGSTSGNSVEISSTMAGAANYVDKAQDIRFYLRYRY; from the coding sequence ATGAAGAAACCTCTACTGCTTTCTTTAGCAACTATTGCTATTTTAGGAACAACGAATGTAAATGCCGAATCAATGTATGACAGATTTCAAGCAATGGAACTTGAAATGCAAAAAATGAAAAAAGAGCTTGATGCCCTTAAAGCACAAGACCATGCTTCAATGATGCAAAAAGAAGATGCTGACGAGGAGGAATCGGCTGATGATACCGAGGCAACAGCTTCATCAGATGAAGAAGATGACGAAGATGATGATGAAATGACGGTAGAAGAGCAGCTTGAAGAAATTCAGGACTCCATCTCTAACCTTAACAGAAACACAAACGGAAATCACATAAAATTCAATGTTGATTACAGATTTGCCGTTGACAATCTCCAGTACAAAATGGCAGACGGCAGTACACAAAAGAACAATGCTTTTATGACAAATAGACTCTGGTTAAATATGAACTGGGCGGCTACAAAACACCTGAGTTTTACAGGACAACTTGCATACAACAAAGCATTTGGTGCAAGAAGCGGTGTTACTCCTGCAAATGGCTCTTTTGAAACATTTGACTGGATCGCCAATGAAAATGCTTACGATGATACACTCAGAGTACGTTCTGCATACTTTTTCTATAAAAACGACACCTTTATGGGCAGTGATATTCCGTGGACATTCAGTGTAGGACGCCGTCCTTCAACAAACGGGCATCTTGTCAACCTGAGAGATGATGATCATGCCGCTTCACCTATGGGGCATACTATCAATGTTGAGTTTGACGGCTTGAGTTCCAAGTTTAATTTGGAAAATGTTACCGGTATTGACGGAATGTATGTCAAATTTTGTGCCGGTCGCGGTATGAGCAATGCCGCTCCAAGATTTAACACAGCACCGTACGCCGATACAACCTCCAATGCCTCTATAGATCTGGTCGGACTCATCTTTACTCCCTGGAGTGACGGACAGTACAGTATCAACTCGCAATACTATTATGCAGGAAATTTAATTGATGTAAACACAGGAACTGGTGGTTTTGATACTGTCGGCAATATACACTCCTTTACAGCAAACTTTGTCGCAAACGGAATAGGCGACGGAATCAACGACTTTTTGGATGATACCGTATTTTTTGTCAGTGGTGCTGTGAGTATTACAGATCCGGACAAGGGACAGAGTATGCTGGGAAGCAAAATTGATGAAAGTGTCAAAGGATATTCCTATTGGATTGGTCTGCAGTACCCATCACTTATCAGCGAAGAGGGAAGATGGGGACTAGAATTTAATCACGGCTCGAAATACTGGAGAAGTATTACCTATGCGGAAGACACAAATATCGGTTCAAAACTCGCAGCACGCGGTAATGCCTACGAAGCATACTTTACCGAACCTTTGATAGAAGACATCCTCTCTTTACAAATCCGATATACCTATATAGACTATAATTATGCCGGAAGCAACGGTTTCTTTGGAAGCACTTCAGGAAATTCGGTAGAAATATCTTCAACAATGGCAGGTGCTGCTAATTATGTGGATAAAGCACAGGATATCCGTTTTTACTTACGCTACAGATATTAA
- a CDS encoding EAL domain-containing protein: MKEKKFKSLSFRIMSSIVITSFITIGGIFFAFEKINKHAFYNMELQKATLILKTIEPLIAVDMYLGIERQIDAKLEQLMQNKEILSVQIFQKGKLLYEKKSKNHYESLFVLKWDILKPNSRKKIGTIVLNYSNHNYEQLTQQYTHLLLKMLVILFLIFIFLGAYIENLLKPLRKIANILHGFTPEKKLKIEPIQEKNEISLIVSALNEMQERVFDYARKQKDINAYLAREVEKKTVELKRQLFIDDLTQLPNRKKLFYNIEHLDNDGALLILNIDDFKEINDFYGQIAGDYVLIEFAKKLQAFVEEEQNISVTRLSGDEFALCFRARPSHRTFMRIVNSLSKEIEQMVFHYEENEIYIRVTMGGTLQPNEMLEKADIALKVAKEQKKYFLLYDEKLKIERKYQENMEWVKKLKAAIKEERIVPFFQPIFDTRTKKAVSYECLIRLIETDGSVVSPYRFLDIAQKSKLYPQLTKIMLSKSCQYFQHRDTSFSVNLSINDILDAEMVHYIQKTVKKYGVSKKIVFEILETEGIENYEEVSAFIHKMKALGCKISIDDFGAGYSNFEHMLKLDVDYIKIDGSLIKNLETDVNAQIVVETVVDFAKKLNLVIVAEFVHNQAVFEIVKSLDIERVQGFYLGEPDKEILD, from the coding sequence ATGAAAGAAAAAAAATTCAAATCGCTCTCATTCAGAATTATGAGTTCCATTGTCATTACCTCATTTATCACAATTGGGGGGATTTTTTTTGCATTTGAAAAAATAAACAAACACGCCTTTTATAATATGGAACTCCAAAAAGCAACCCTCATCTTAAAAACAATAGAACCTTTAATAGCGGTAGATATGTATCTTGGCATAGAAAGACAAATAGATGCGAAATTAGAACAGTTAATGCAGAATAAAGAAATTCTTTCTGTGCAGATTTTTCAAAAAGGCAAACTGCTGTATGAAAAGAAATCTAAAAATCATTATGAAAGCCTTTTTGTCCTGAAGTGGGATATTCTTAAGCCAAATTCCAGGAAGAAAATAGGAACAATTGTTTTAAACTATTCAAATCACAATTATGAACAGCTTACACAACAGTATACACATTTGCTTCTCAAAATGCTTGTGATTCTTTTCTTGATATTTATATTTCTTGGTGCTTATATAGAAAATTTACTCAAACCTTTGCGAAAAATTGCCAATATACTTCATGGTTTTACACCGGAGAAAAAATTAAAGATAGAACCGATACAAGAGAAGAATGAAATTTCTCTTATAGTTTCTGCATTAAATGAGATGCAGGAGAGAGTATTTGACTATGCAAGAAAACAAAAAGATATCAATGCCTATCTGGCAAGAGAAGTTGAAAAGAAAACAGTAGAGTTGAAAAGACAGCTCTTTATAGATGATCTGACACAGCTGCCCAACAGAAAAAAGCTTTTTTACAATATAGAACATCTGGATAATGACGGGGCATTGCTGATTTTAAATATAGATGATTTTAAAGAGATAAATGATTTCTACGGACAGATTGCAGGGGATTATGTTCTCATAGAATTTGCAAAAAAACTGCAGGCTTTTGTCGAAGAGGAACAAAATATCAGTGTCACACGACTCTCAGGAGATGAATTTGCTCTGTGCTTCAGAGCAAGGCCTTCTCACAGGACTTTTATGCGAATTGTCAACAGTCTGTCAAAAGAGATTGAACAGATGGTCTTTCATTATGAAGAAAACGAGATTTATATCCGTGTGACAATGGGTGGAACTTTACAGCCCAATGAGATGCTGGAAAAAGCAGATATTGCTCTTAAGGTTGCCAAAGAGCAGAAAAAATATTTTTTGCTGTATGATGAGAAACTTAAAATAGAGAGAAAATATCAAGAAAATATGGAGTGGGTGAAAAAACTAAAAGCTGCCATAAAAGAAGAGAGAATAGTGCCTTTTTTTCAGCCTATCTTTGATACCCGGACGAAAAAAGCGGTGAGTTATGAGTGCCTCATTCGCCTGATAGAGACAGACGGCTCAGTTGTCAGTCCTTACAGGTTTTTAGACATTGCCCAAAAAAGTAAACTTTATCCGCAGTTAACAAAGATTATGCTGAGTAAAAGCTGTCAATATTTTCAACACAGAGATACATCATTTTCGGTCAATCTTTCTATTAATGACATTCTTGATGCAGAGATGGTGCACTATATTCAAAAAACCGTTAAAAAATACGGTGTCAGCAAAAAAATAGTTTTTGAAATTCTTGAAACGGAAGGGATTGAAAATTATGAAGAGGTTTCAGCTTTTATACACAAGATGAAAGCATTGGGCTGCAAAATTTCCATAGACGATTTTGGCGCGGGGTATTCCAATTTTGAGCATATGCTCAAGCTTGATGTTGATTACATTAAAATTGACGGCAGTCTTATCAAAAATCTTGAAACAGATGTAAATGCTCAAATAGTTGTTGAGACAGTTGTGGATTTTGCGAAGAAGTTAAACTTGGTAATTGTAGCAGAGTTTGTTCATAATCAAGCGGTGTTTGAAATAGTCAAATCGCTTGATATTGAACGGGTACAGGGATTTTATCTGGGTGAACCAGATAAAGAGATTTTAGATTAA
- a CDS encoding TonB-dependent receptor: protein MKCCSIRLFLFVCLAVLQLRAEDLLSSIMTDMKQFNEIATQTKQNEHYQPYIISVFEAKELEKLGVSNLKEALLLVPGVDMATDNFNNQTPIFRGSNPFAYGQSKLLIDGVLVNNLFFDSYSEYFSMPIEMIKRIEVIRGPGSKVDGINAYAGSVNVVTYAEDFEEFESNDKVVFKYGSYDYRMGGFVKNFKSKDFKTHIDFYYQKDNKNISSGPDGLSQGALGPANIALSQSGEAPLWLDEYSLGLDVRYKEFRLKSRILQHKQGSAYGINLALPQESDRMKLPSYYAELGYMKKTHHFKLDIKAGVKYDAFDSKAKLAPDNLVLGSVVFPEGIYGEHYAKQRVLYQSTYVKYSGVAKHTITIGYKARQEKTIAMSSKLSNLATGDATLVDYTLTRPFFDKDASRDVYTLFLGDEYNVNTKLSILYGINYEQTSYEDAGFEPRVSFVYHKDFKNIFKAIYSNSHRNPSWQEMFTKNNSARVGNTDLKPEKVTSYELAYIRNFSNDAYLQANLFYLVNKDQIYNSVADPVYKNSAKTDIYGIELEFRGHILPNDKVYANYTYTDGNYRMDGSSHSHNLPNVSHHLAKGFYIYNIDPALALSATAKYVSSKERIETDLRPKLKAYMTLDTAVNYKNIQYGYILNVSVKNLFDTDVRYPSSPNTYVNDYAQERRTFLITFKKRF, encoded by the coding sequence GTGAAATGTTGTAGCATAAGACTTTTTTTATTTGTCTGTTTGGCAGTGCTGCAACTGCGGGCAGAAGATTTGCTCTCTTCCATTATGACAGATATGAAGCAGTTTAATGAAATTGCTACGCAGACAAAACAAAATGAACATTACCAACCCTATATTATCTCTGTCTTTGAAGCAAAAGAGTTGGAAAAGTTGGGTGTCTCTAACCTCAAAGAGGCATTGTTACTTGTTCCGGGCGTAGATATGGCTACTGATAATTTTAATAACCAGACACCGATTTTCAGAGGTTCCAATCCTTTTGCCTACGGACAGTCCAAACTGCTCATAGACGGTGTGTTGGTAAACAATCTTTTCTTTGATTCTTATTCCGAGTATTTTTCCATGCCGATAGAGATGATAAAACGCATAGAGGTTATCAGAGGGCCAGGGAGTAAAGTAGACGGGATTAATGCCTATGCCGGATCCGTTAATGTTGTAACCTATGCGGAAGATTTTGAAGAATTTGAATCAAATGACAAAGTTGTATTTAAATATGGTTCGTATGATTACAGAATGGGCGGTTTTGTAAAAAACTTTAAAAGCAAAGACTTTAAGACACATATAGATTTTTATTACCAAAAAGACAATAAAAATATATCCTCCGGCCCGGACGGACTCTCTCAAGGTGCATTGGGTCCGGCAAACATAGCTTTGTCCCAGTCAGGTGAGGCTCCCTTATGGCTTGATGAATATTCTCTCGGACTGGATGTACGGTACAAAGAGTTTAGACTCAAAAGCCGTATACTGCAACATAAACAGGGAAGCGCCTACGGGATCAACCTTGCACTGCCTCAAGAGAGTGACAGAATGAAACTGCCGAGTTACTATGCTGAACTGGGGTATATGAAAAAGACACACCATTTTAAACTGGACATAAAAGCAGGAGTAAAATACGATGCCTTTGATTCAAAAGCAAAACTGGCACCTGATAATTTAGTTTTAGGCAGTGTAGTATTTCCTGAGGGTATTTACGGAGAGCATTATGCAAAGCAGAGAGTTTTGTATCAGTCTACATATGTAAAATACAGCGGAGTTGCAAAACATACCATTACAATAGGCTACAAAGCAAGACAGGAGAAAACAATTGCAATGAGTTCGAAACTCTCCAATCTTGCTACGGGTGATGCAACTTTGGTAGATTATACGCTTACACGGCCGTTTTTTGATAAAGATGCTTCACGGGATGTTTATACGCTCTTTTTGGGAGATGAATACAATGTTAACACTAAGCTAAGCATCTTATACGGTATAAATTATGAACAGACCTCTTATGAAGATGCAGGGTTTGAGCCAAGAGTTTCTTTTGTTTATCATAAAGATTTCAAAAACATATTTAAAGCTATCTACAGCAACTCCCATAGAAATCCGTCCTGGCAGGAGATGTTTACAAAAAACAACAGTGCAAGAGTAGGCAACACAGACTTAAAGCCGGAAAAAGTAACATCGTATGAACTGGCATACATCAGAAACTTTTCCAATGATGCCTATTTGCAGGCGAATCTTTTTTATCTTGTCAACAAAGATCAGATATACAATTCTGTTGCGGATCCTGTCTATAAAAACAGTGCCAAGACAGATATTTACGGAATAGAACTTGAGTTCAGGGGGCATATCCTGCCTAATGACAAAGTGTATGCAAATTATACCTATACAGACGGCAACTACAGGATGGATGGCAGCAGCCACAGCCATAACCTGCCGAATGTTTCCCATCATCTGGCAAAAGGATTTTATATTTATAATATAGATCCTGCTTTGGCTTTGAGTGCAACAGCAAAGTATGTCAGTTCAAAAGAGAGGATCGAGACAGATCTGCGTCCAAAGCTAAAGGCTTATATGACACTCGATACTGCAGTGAATTATAAAAATATTCAGTATGGTTATATCTTGAATGTCAGTGTGAAAAACCTTTTTGATACAGATGTGCGATACCCCTCTTCTCCAAATACATATGTAAATGACTATGCGCAGGAACGCAGAACATTTTTAATTACCTTTAAGAAGAGGTTTTAG
- a CDS encoding FtsW/RodA/SpoVE family cell cycle protein codes for MNADRKLFTLVSLLIGISIVLSYTLTPYTTLLFGVNEFHFAIRQTVFGLMSLIIIFVLSQLDPERWLKPIGFTLFFGSLILMIAMPFLPESIVSEVGGAKRWIKIAGFSLAPVEFFKVGFIYFLAWSFSRKLGHHDGMGLSGEFKRFMPYAVIFLGAMFIIAFLQKDLGQVVVLGATLLFMLIFAGSSFRFFFSILGVIFGAVILFIVTAHHRILRIKSWWALAQNSVLDLLPDAIADKLRVPVEVEPYQIGHSLNAIHNGGFFGTGLANGTFKLGFLSEVHTDFVLAGLAEEFGFFGVLCVVVLFLWMIQRIFKIANRTKDTSIYLFSIGIGLILSFSFLVNAYGISGITPIKGISVPFLSYGGSAMLGAAFGVGMVLMASKKAKMN; via the coding sequence GTGAACGCAGACAGAAAGCTTTTTACCCTCGTGTCACTTTTAATTGGCATAAGCATAGTCCTCTCATATACACTGACGCCCTATACAACACTCTTATTTGGCGTGAATGAATTTCATTTTGCGATAAGACAGACTGTTTTTGGGCTCATGAGTCTGATCATAATTTTTGTGCTCTCGCAATTAGATCCTGAGAGATGGCTCAAACCCATAGGTTTCACTCTCTTTTTTGGTTCTCTGATTTTGATGATAGCCATGCCTTTTTTGCCTGAGAGTATTGTTTCTGAAGTTGGCGGGGCAAAACGATGGATTAAAATAGCAGGTTTTTCTCTTGCACCGGTAGAGTTTTTCAAAGTCGGTTTTATCTATTTTCTGGCATGGAGTTTCTCTCGAAAACTCGGGCATCATGACGGTATGGGACTGAGTGGTGAGTTTAAAAGATTTATGCCCTATGCTGTTATTTTTTTAGGAGCGATGTTTATCATAGCCTTTTTGCAAAAAGATTTGGGGCAGGTTGTTGTTCTTGGCGCTACTTTACTTTTTATGCTGATTTTTGCAGGGAGCAGTTTTCGGTTTTTCTTCTCTATCCTGGGTGTGATTTTTGGAGCAGTCATCCTCTTTATTGTAACGGCACATCACAGAATACTCAGAATAAAATCATGGTGGGCTTTGGCGCAAAACTCTGTTCTTGATCTTTTGCCTGATGCGATTGCCGATAAACTTCGGGTGCCTGTCGAAGTCGAACCATACCAGATAGGGCACTCTCTCAATGCCATACACAATGGCGGTTTTTTTGGTACAGGACTTGCAAACGGAACATTTAAACTCGGTTTTTTAAGTGAGGTACATACAGATTTTGTCTTGGCAGGACTTGCGGAAGAGTTTGGATTTTTTGGTGTTTTATGTGTAGTTGTTCTCTTTTTATGGATGATTCAGCGTATATTTAAAATAGCCAACAGAACCAAAGATACAAGTATATATCTCTTTAGTATCGGCATCGGACTGATTCTCTCTTTTTCTTTTTTGGTAAATGCCTATGGAATAAGCGGTATAACGCCTATTAAAGGGATTTCTGTTCCTTTTCTCTCTTATGGCGGCTCGGCGATGCTTGGGGCTGCTTTTGGTGTTGGTATGGTCCTTATGGCATCTAAAAAAGCAAAAATGAATTAA
- a CDS encoding DedA family protein — translation MIQELAQDLVDLIFDWGYLGIFIMMAIESSFIPFPSEIVLVPAGYLAAKGDMNIAYIMGSALGGSLLGAFVNYYLALTLGRKFLLKFGKYFFIFPETLDKMESYFQSHGHISTFTGRLIPGIRQLISIPAGLARMNIVEFSLFTTLGAGIWALILTLLGYFIGENEALIQEYLKEITIIVFVLLVILVWIYYTYQKRKA, via the coding sequence ATGATACAAGAGTTGGCGCAGGATTTAGTAGATCTGATATTTGACTGGGGATATCTCGGCATTTTTATTATGATGGCGATTGAATCTTCTTTTATTCCTTTTCCGAGTGAAATTGTTTTGGTGCCTGCCGGATATCTGGCAGCAAAAGGAGACATGAATATAGCTTACATTATGGGAAGTGCCTTGGGCGGTTCTTTGCTTGGTGCCTTTGTAAATTACTATCTGGCACTGACACTGGGACGTAAATTTCTTTTGAAATTCGGAAAATATTTTTTTATTTTTCCTGAGACACTTGATAAAATGGAAAGCTATTTTCAAAGTCACGGGCATATTTCCACGTTTACAGGAAGACTTATTCCCGGGATTCGGCAGCTTATTTCCATACCTGCGGGGCTGGCACGTATGAATATAGTCGAGTTCTCTCTTTTTACAACGCTGGGAGCCGGAATCTGGGCACTGATTTTGACACTTTTGGGCTATTTTATAGGAGAAAATGAAGCGCTTATACAAGAATACTTAAAAGAAATAACTATAATAGTTTTTGTTTTGTTGGTAATCTTAGTTTGGATATACTACACTTATCAAAAAAGAAAGGCATAA